The sequence below is a genomic window from bacterium.
AAACTCGCATAAATCTTGTATGCGTTCCTTGCGGGTGGCTTTCTCCGGCCTTCGCCAGCCGGCGGCCATGCCCTCGATCCATTCGCTCGGAAGCCTATTGAACGCCGCTGCCAGCTTGACGCCGGCGGAGAGCACCTGGTTGTCGACCTCTTTGTAAAACGAATTGCTCACAGACGAAAAGGACTCATGAATGAGATTGTTGATATAGATATTGTACGCGCCGCGTTCACCGGTGATCTCCCGTTCGGCCGCGGAGCTGGAGAAATCGGTGTATACTTCGCGTTCCAAATCATGGACATATTTTGTATCAGAGATGGTTTTTTCGCCTGAGCGGCAGAGGCGGAGAAACGCCCGCGCCAGCCGCCGTTGCCGTTCTCGGCGGACCATGTTTTCCGGAAACCCGTTCATAAAAATGGAGGCGACGCCCTTGGGTTTGTCCGCTTTCACCTGCTTGTTGATCTCCCATAGGGCGGCGAGCAGGGCAAAAGGATTCTCTTCATCCGGCTTGAAGGAGCAGGAGATATCGAGCATCTTGCGGGTAAAGGCGTTTTGAATCTCCGGGTGATCGAGAATCAAATCCACCAACTCCTGCTCCGCGGGGCTCAGAGCGATGTGGTTGTTCTGCAGAAACCAGGCGCGCTGGACAAACAGACGAAAGGTTTTATTGTCCACTTCTTCTGGTAAAAACATCGGCTGCTCCGTTCATTGCTTCCGTGCGATAAAGATCATGAGACCGCTGTAAAAGTCATAGGGCTTTCCATCAAAACCGTTTTGGCAGGAGAGCACTTTAAATCCTGCTGCGCGCAGCAGCGCTTCCATCTCATAGCGAAAGATATAACGGTAGGTCATGTGGGCCCGGCGAATCCGGCCATTTTGATGATATCTGTTTTCAATATCCAACCTCTGTTCCACCGGGAAATGGCGCACCGACGAGGTGATGGCAATACCCGGCGCAAGATCCTCCTGCGGGATCTCCACCTGCCAGGTCGTGCGGGAAAGAACCTGGTGCAGGGGTACAAAAAGATCCAACGCCAGCACACCGTGCGGCCGCAACGCGCGGTGGAGACCGCGCAGTGTTTGCAGCTGCTCCTGCTGCGACAGATTGTGCAAAAAGGCGCGAAAGGGGATGATCGCCGTGCGAAAAACGTTCCGGCGCCTCAGCCGGCGCATGTCCGCTTGCCGTAGGGTCAACCGTTTACGCGTCTCAGAATCCATGCGACGCGCTTTGTCGCGCGCGATCTGCAGCATCGGCGCCGAATTGTCCACGCCGCATACCTCATGCCCCTGAGCGGCCAGTGCCAGAGCAATGCGTCCGGTTCCCACTCCGATCTCCAGCACAGGGCTGCCGAAGCGATCAGCGACATTCGAATAGAAATCGATATCATCCTCTTTGCGGCCGTACTCCAGTTCATAAAAAGGAGCAAAACGATCATACATGGCGGGCATGCCGGTCCTCTTCGTTGGGGGCTGATGTAAAATAAAAAAATAAATATAAAAATACAACAGGGGTTTTACATCAGCCGCAGCATGAAGGCATGGTCTCGCGGCTGGTGGAGGATATCCCCTGTTGATCGCCCGGCGGTTTCCACTCCCACTGACACGGGATATTTCGAGCGCACCATAAAAAAAGCCGCTGATGACAGCGGCCTCATGGTTGAAAGATCCTCATCTAGATCTCCATAATCTCTTTTTCTTTCAGCGCAAGAATCTCGTCCAGTTTTTTGACGCACTCATCGGTGCGCTTTTGCATCTCATCCTGGCTGCGATGCAGGTCGTCCTCGCTGATCTTGTGATCCTTTTCCAGCTTTTTTAATTTTTCATTGGCATCGCGACGGATGTTGCGCACCGCCACACGGCCGTCCTCGGTGATCTTTTTAGCCACCTTGACCAGCGATTGCCGGCGTTCTTCGGTCAGGGTCGGGATCGGAACTCGAATGACGATGCCGTCATTGGTGGGATTCAATCCCAGATCAGATTTCAAGATCGCCTTTTCGATCTCGCCCAATAGGCTGCGATCCCAAGGCTGCACCACCAGCAGACGCGGCTCCGGTGCACTGACATTGCCCACCTGACGCAGGGGCGTATTGACGCCGTAATAGCTCACTGTAATGCCGTCCAA
It includes:
- a CDS encoding DUF1841 family protein; translation: MFLPEEVDNKTFRLFVQRAWFLQNNHIALSPAEQELVDLILDHPEIQNAFTRKMLDISCSFKPDEENPFALLAALWEINKQVKADKPKGVASIFMNGFPENMVRRERQRRLARAFLRLCRSGEKTISDTKYVHDLEREVYTDFSSSAAEREITGERGAYNIYINNLIHESFSSVSNSFYKEVDNQVLSAGVKLAAAFNRLPSEWIEGMAAGWRRPEKATRKERIQDLCEFLLSPQGFLEISAALSAEERQAAKMVMDNGGKLFYSKLEKAFGGESGDDYYWSQHPPRSVIGRLRYKGLLVIGKTAGPARHYKVAMIPKELHSVVKNL
- the frr gene encoding ribosome recycling factor is translated as MIDDVKKDVKHRMDQAVETVRTELAKLRTGKASPAILDGITVSYYGVNTPLRQVGNVSAPEPRLLVVQPWDRSLLGEIEKAILKSDLGLNPTNDGIVIRVPIPTLTEERRQSLVKVAKKITEDGRVAVRNIRRDANEKLKKLEKDHKISEDDLHRSQDEMQKRTDECVKKLDEILALKEKEIMEI
- a CDS encoding class I SAM-dependent methyltransferase is translated as MPAMYDRFAPFYELEYGRKEDDIDFYSNVADRFGSPVLEIGVGTGRIALALAAQGHEVCGVDNSAPMLQIARDKARRMDSETRKRLTLRQADMRRLRRRNVFRTAIIPFRAFLHNLSQQEQLQTLRGLHRALRPHGVLALDLFVPLHQVLSRTTWQVEIPQEDLAPGIAITSSVRHFPVEQRLDIENRYHQNGRIRRAHMTYRYIFRYEMEALLRAAGFKVLSCQNGFDGKPYDFYSGLMIFIARKQ